The proteins below come from a single Corynebacterium cystitidis genomic window:
- a CDS encoding demethylmenaquinone methyltransferase, with protein sequence MAKANLDKQPFDVAGMFDDVGKNYDITNTILSFGQDRYWRKRTRQRLNLKPGQKVLDLAAGTAVSTVELAKSGAWCVACDFSQGMLEAGRERDVPMVVGDAMQLPFDDESFDAVTISYGLRNIHDFRAGLREMARVTKPGGTLVVNEFSTPVVPVFSTIYKEYLMRALPAIAKVVSSNAPAYEYLAESIRAWPDQEGLAAEINANGWQDCGWQNLTFGIVAMHAATKPV encoded by the coding sequence ATGGCCAAGGCGAATCTGGATAAGCAACCCTTCGACGTCGCGGGAATGTTCGACGATGTGGGCAAGAACTATGACATCACGAACACGATCCTGTCGTTCGGGCAGGATCGGTACTGGCGCAAACGGACCCGGCAGCGCCTCAATCTGAAGCCGGGGCAGAAAGTACTGGACCTCGCGGCGGGTACTGCGGTGAGCACGGTGGAGCTTGCGAAGTCCGGGGCGTGGTGCGTGGCCTGCGACTTCTCCCAGGGCATGCTGGAGGCTGGCCGGGAGCGGGACGTGCCCATGGTGGTGGGCGATGCGATGCAGTTGCCTTTCGACGACGAGTCCTTCGACGCTGTGACCATTTCCTATGGGCTGCGCAATATCCATGATTTTCGGGCGGGTCTGCGTGAGATGGCGCGGGTGACTAAGCCGGGCGGAACACTGGTGGTTAACGAGTTTTCCACCCCTGTGGTGCCGGTGTTCTCCACGATCTACAAGGAGTACCTGATGCGGGCACTACCGGCGATCGCGAAGGTGGTCAGCTCCAACGCGCCTGCGTATGAGTACCTGGCGGAGTCGATACGTGCCTGGCCAGACCAAGAAGGTCTTGCCGCTGAGATTAACGCCAATGGTTGGCAGGACTGCGGGTGGCAAAACCTCACCTTCGGCATCGTGGCGATGCACGCGGCAACCAAGCCCGTTTAG